In a single window of the Halobacteriovorax sp. DA5 genome:
- a CDS encoding 4-hydroxy-tetrahydrodipicolinate reductase gives MKIALLGKGKTGSKVIELCESPEYSHIQLEVFDSKNPLKKDDLNRFDIVLSFLNGDVFLEHYFELLSESGICVVTGSTGFTWTAQLISQIKSPWIKATNFSLGMNLAKEMIRIAAKAQALFPASDLKYEIHEVHHTKKLDAPSGTALSWQEWLEKDSTITSERIGDVIGIHELKIDTPNEYITIKHEAKDRKIFAAGALWACERVSNLAPGLHDFSDIALQVIRNS, from the coding sequence ATGAAAATTGCACTTTTAGGAAAAGGAAAAACTGGCTCAAAAGTAATTGAGCTTTGTGAATCACCAGAATATTCACATATTCAATTAGAAGTTTTTGATTCAAAAAATCCTTTAAAAAAAGATGATCTTAATAGATTTGATATAGTCCTCTCTTTTTTGAATGGTGATGTATTTTTAGAGCACTATTTCGAATTATTAAGCGAGTCAGGAATCTGCGTAGTAACTGGTTCTACTGGTTTCACTTGGACTGCGCAATTAATTAGTCAAATTAAGTCACCATGGATTAAAGCAACTAACTTTAGTCTTGGGATGAATCTAGCAAAAGAAATGATCCGTATTGCGGCCAAGGCCCAAGCACTCTTTCCTGCCAGTGATCTAAAATATGAAATCCATGAAGTTCATCATACAAAAAAATTGGACGCTCCAAGTGGCACTGCCCTTTCATGGCAAGAATGGTTAGAAAAAGACTCAACTATTACAAGTGAGCGCATTGGAGATGTTATTGGAATTCATGAATTAAAGATTGATACTCCGAATGAATATATTACAATTAAACACGAAGCTAAGGATCGAAAAATTTTTGCAGCAGGTGCTCTTTGGGCCTGTGAACGCGTAAGTAATCTTGCGCCTGGTTTACACGACTTTAGCGATATTGCATTACAAGTAATTAGAAATAGCTAA
- a CDS encoding 2,3,4,5-tetrahydropyridine-2,6-dicarboxylate N-succinyltransferase: MTVDEILLGLESGTLRSASKVDGKWVANTEVKQMILEVFKAGKNVEQSEFGWPGFVDKHNIPAQKFSVDRGVRMVPGGSSVRRGAYVSSGVIIMPPAYINIGAYVDEGTMVDSHALVGSCAQIGKNVHLSAGVQIGGVLEPIGLAPVIIEDDAFIGAGAVIVEGIQVLKRAVIAPGVILSKGVPVYDCVNERRLEPGEPIPEGAIVVPGTRPVNEKLSWARDMGLSMNCAMIVKYRDEKSDASLELEAFLR; this comes from the coding sequence ATGACTGTAGATGAAATCCTTTTAGGACTTGAGAGTGGAACTTTAAGATCAGCTTCTAAAGTTGATGGTAAGTGGGTTGCGAACACTGAAGTAAAACAAATGATCCTTGAGGTTTTTAAAGCTGGAAAAAATGTTGAACAATCTGAATTTGGCTGGCCAGGCTTTGTCGACAAACACAATATTCCAGCACAAAAATTTAGTGTAGACCGTGGTGTTCGTATGGTTCCAGGTGGATCAAGTGTACGTCGTGGAGCGTATGTTTCTAGTGGTGTTATTATCATGCCTCCTGCATATATAAATATCGGAGCTTATGTTGATGAAGGAACAATGGTCGATTCTCACGCTCTTGTCGGCTCATGTGCACAGATTGGTAAAAATGTTCACCTAAGTGCAGGAGTACAAATTGGTGGCGTTCTTGAGCCAATTGGCCTTGCTCCTGTAATCATTGAAGATGATGCTTTTATCGGTGCCGGTGCAGTTATCGTTGAAGGAATTCAAGTTTTAAAACGCGCTGTTATTGCTCCAGGGGTTATCTTATCAAAAGGTGTTCCGGTATATGATTGTGTTAATGAAAGAAGACTTGAACCAGGTGAGCCAATTCCAGAAGGCGCAATTGTCGTTCCAGGAACAAGACCTGTTAACGAGAAGCTTTCATGGGCAAGAGATATGGGCCTTTCAATGAACTGTGCCATGATTGTTAAATACCGTGATGAAAAATCAGATGCCTCACTTGAGCTAGAAGCATTTTTAAGATAA
- a CDS encoding DUF1254 domain-containing protein, which yields MSKSSYKKYLLPSLGVTLAITWIFTVTYLIQSNTPESSQTHLTRSELDKIYYGQSTEAERSIASVPVKDDPLLKEAYSLGLNAYLWGSTLVRMENIARTYTDVVQKQSETSYRAPLNEFGHSRRLPGPTDTDMPTANQDTLYSSAILDLNQSAIVLSTPEVKDRYYVIDVFDMWHNLIKYVGTRQTGTSAQKYLIVPPNSKEMYQKQKGVEGLTIIESPTSKVWLWGRTQILKSDDMEKELNDVHKIQDQYKLTELDEYLGKKNRVRIYPLSKRVGSDSDPLRFFEELGEYLKTNPVSEKEKALFGQFKKIGLTKEGFKKEMLSQQVQDVLIQALNDGPQVVAAQIRNPANTKFINGWSYVFDLDNFGDDYALRSMVSHPYLGGQGAKEALYPLAEVDSKGNKLSGSKMYRIRFDREPKVGAFWSVTVYDSVSKMLIENDLKRYSLNNSSNLTKNSDGSFELYFSNQVPKDEKKKANWLATPKGNFYVIMRLYIPSQEILDLKWKVPGIEQIEPKVISMK from the coding sequence ATGAGCAAATCAAGTTATAAGAAGTATCTTCTTCCTAGCTTAGGGGTGACTCTTGCCATTACATGGATTTTCACCGTTACCTATCTTATTCAATCTAATACACCTGAGAGTTCTCAAACACATTTAACGCGATCAGAACTTGATAAGATTTATTATGGGCAATCAACAGAAGCAGAGCGCTCGATTGCATCAGTTCCAGTTAAAGATGATCCGTTATTAAAAGAGGCTTATTCCTTAGGACTAAATGCTTACCTCTGGGGATCAACTCTTGTAAGAATGGAGAATATTGCTCGTACATATACTGATGTCGTCCAAAAACAATCTGAGACAAGTTATCGCGCACCCTTAAATGAATTTGGTCACTCAAGACGCTTACCTGGCCCTACTGATACTGATATGCCAACGGCCAATCAAGACACTCTTTATTCCAGCGCAATTTTGGACCTTAATCAATCAGCGATAGTCCTATCGACACCTGAAGTAAAAGATCGATACTATGTTATTGATGTTTTCGATATGTGGCACAACCTTATCAAATATGTTGGAACTAGGCAGACAGGTACGAGTGCTCAAAAGTATTTAATCGTCCCACCAAACTCTAAAGAAATGTACCAGAAGCAAAAAGGAGTGGAAGGTCTAACAATTATTGAATCTCCAACTTCTAAGGTTTGGTTATGGGGAAGAACCCAGATACTGAAGTCAGATGATATGGAAAAAGAATTAAATGATGTACACAAAATCCAAGACCAATACAAACTAACAGAATTAGATGAATATCTTGGTAAGAAAAATCGTGTCCGCATTTATCCTCTGTCAAAACGTGTTGGAAGTGATAGTGACCCTTTACGTTTTTTTGAAGAATTAGGAGAGTATTTAAAAACTAATCCTGTTAGTGAAAAGGAGAAGGCATTATTTGGGCAATTTAAGAAAATTGGTCTAACTAAAGAAGGATTTAAAAAAGAGATGCTCTCTCAGCAAGTACAAGATGTTCTAATACAAGCTTTAAATGATGGGCCCCAAGTGGTTGCTGCGCAAATAAGAAATCCAGCAAATACAAAATTCATTAATGGATGGAGCTATGTCTTTGATCTAGATAATTTTGGTGATGACTATGCTTTAAGATCAATGGTCTCTCATCCGTACCTAGGCGGGCAAGGGGCCAAGGAAGCTCTATACCCTTTGGCCGAAGTAGACTCTAAAGGAAATAAGCTAAGCGGTTCTAAGATGTATCGTATTCGTTTTGATCGTGAGCCAAAGGTTGGAGCATTTTGGTCTGTCACTGTTTACGATAGTGTAAGTAAAATGCTTATCGAAAATGATCTCAAACGCTACTCATTAAACAATAGTAGTAATTTAACAAAGAATTCTGATGGTAGTTTTGAGCTATACTTTTCTAACCAAGTTCCAAAAGATGAAAAGAAGAAAGCGAACTGGCTGGCCACACCGAAAGGAAACTTCTACGTTATTATGCGTTTATATATTCCGTCTCAAGAGATTTTAGACTTAAAGTGGAAGGTTCCAGGGATCGAGCAAATTGAGCCGAAGGTAATTTCAATGAAATAG
- the asd gene encoding aspartate-semialdehyde dehydrogenase — MKKVGIIGWRGMVGSVLLERMESEGDFAKIDPYFFSTSQAGQSGPLIYNATHTLKDANNISELADMDIIISCQGGDYTKQVRPELEKVNWPGFWIDAASAKRMDDDSLIILDPVNRDIIDKALNDGIKNFVGGNCTVSLMLMGIGSLFQEGLVEWMSTMSYQAASGGGARHMKELLTQMGVIGNMATPLMDGPILQLDQDISNLLKSNELDSDCFGVPLALNLIPWIDSAVEDGQTREEWKAFSETNKILGRTQNPIPIDGTCVRVGALRSHSQALTVKLNKSVDLKTIEEMIKNFSEYTEFVENTPEATREKLNPRYVSGTLKTTVGRVRKMKMGDDYLNIFTSGDQLLWGAAEPLRRMLNIVL; from the coding sequence ATGAAAAAAGTTGGAATTATTGGTTGGCGTGGAATGGTAGGATCTGTTCTTTTAGAGAGAATGGAAAGCGAAGGTGACTTTGCTAAGATCGATCCCTACTTCTTTTCAACTTCTCAAGCAGGACAAAGTGGTCCACTTATTTACAATGCGACTCATACTTTAAAAGATGCAAATAATATTTCAGAACTTGCAGATATGGATATCATCATTTCTTGCCAAGGTGGAGACTACACAAAGCAAGTGCGCCCAGAGCTTGAAAAAGTTAATTGGCCAGGATTTTGGATTGATGCTGCTTCAGCAAAGAGAATGGATGATGATTCTTTAATTATTCTTGATCCAGTAAATCGCGACATTATTGATAAGGCCCTGAATGATGGGATTAAAAATTTCGTAGGTGGTAACTGTACAGTAAGTCTAATGCTTATGGGAATTGGTAGCCTTTTTCAAGAAGGTCTTGTTGAGTGGATGAGTACAATGTCTTATCAAGCGGCTTCTGGTGGTGGTGCTCGTCATATGAAAGAACTTTTAACACAGATGGGAGTTATCGGAAATATGGCAACGCCATTGATGGATGGACCGATTCTACAACTTGATCAAGATATCTCAAATCTTTTGAAAAGTAATGAGCTTGATAGTGACTGCTTTGGTGTTCCATTAGCGCTAAATCTAATCCCTTGGATTGATAGCGCTGTTGAAGATGGCCAAACACGTGAAGAATGGAAAGCATTTAGTGAAACAAATAAAATTTTAGGTCGTACACAAAACCCTATACCAATTGATGGAACGTGTGTAAGAGTTGGAGCTCTTCGCTCACACTCTCAAGCATTAACTGTAAAATTAAATAAGTCTGTTGATCTTAAAACGATTGAAGAGATGATTAAAAACTTTTCTGAATACACTGAGTTTGTTGAAAATACACCTGAAGCAACACGTGAAAAACTAAATCCACGCTATGTTTCAGGAACTCTTAAAACAACAGTAGGACGTGTACGTAAGATGAAAATGGGTGATGATTACTTGAATATTTTTACAAGTGGTGATCAACTTCTTTGGGGAGCAGCAGAACCATTAAGAAGAATGCTTAATATCGTGCTATAG
- the dapA gene encoding 4-hydroxy-tetrahydrodipicolinate synthase produces MANHDYINSTPLWTAVITPLNADLTIDLDSLESILREQEKAGNGILILGSTGEALNLNLEERKNILNFVIDLGLKVPLMCGVGGINLTETCEWVSYLDGLAIDAYLMVTPLYAKPGAEGQYEWFKALMDVSNKPVMLYNVPSRAGIELSFEAVKRLNKHKQFWAIKEASGSPEKFAKYVEAAGELGRVYSGDDGMLPEFAPLGAKGLVSVASNPWPAQTHAYTVACLGGELSEEETKMWVESSNAMFVASNPVPAKWLMKENGQIKDASLRPPLSIKDMKLEANVLNANKKINEWRKA; encoded by the coding sequence ATGGCAAATCACGACTATATAAATTCAACGCCCCTTTGGACGGCAGTAATCACTCCCCTTAACGCTGATTTAACGATTGATCTGGACTCACTTGAGTCTATTTTAAGAGAACAAGAAAAAGCAGGAAATGGGATTCTAATCTTAGGCTCTACAGGTGAGGCCTTAAATCTAAATCTTGAAGAAAGAAAAAATATTCTAAACTTCGTTATTGATCTTGGTTTAAAAGTTCCATTAATGTGTGGGGTTGGCGGTATCAACTTAACTGAAACATGTGAATGGGTATCATACCTTGATGGCCTAGCAATCGATGCTTATTTGATGGTTACTCCTTTATATGCAAAGCCAGGAGCCGAAGGACAGTATGAATGGTTTAAGGCCCTAATGGATGTTTCAAACAAACCTGTAATGCTTTACAATGTTCCTTCTCGTGCTGGAATTGAGCTCTCATTTGAGGCCGTAAAACGCCTTAATAAGCATAAGCAATTTTGGGCAATTAAAGAAGCAAGTGGAAGCCCTGAGAAATTTGCAAAATATGTCGAAGCAGCTGGTGAGTTAGGTCGAGTCTATAGTGGTGATGATGGAATGCTTCCAGAATTTGCACCTCTAGGTGCCAAAGGTCTCGTTTCAGTCGCTTCAAATCCATGGCCGGCCCAAACTCATGCATACACGGTTGCTTGCTTAGGTGGCGAATTAAGTGAAGAAGAAACTAAAATGTGGGTCGAATCGAGCAACGCAATGTTTGTTGCTTCAAATCCAGTTCCTGCAAAATGGCTTATGAAAGAGAATGGGCAAATTAAAGATGCAAGTCTTCGACCGCCACTTTCAATCAAAGATATGAAATTAGAAGCTAATGTTTTAAATGCAAATAAGAAAATTAATGAATGGAGAAAAGCATAA
- a CDS encoding PLP-dependent decarboxylase, producing MEKVLTKLTKRLDSSFYFYDLDALEEHLRYITDNKDESIKLYYACKANPLSSILKLIRNLGIGVDVASKGELTQVVASGVKSCDIISTGPSKSRGYIRTLLEHEINCVVVESIYQLKWLNEQAKELGIKARALLRVQLEWDTQEKSVLGGDEITAFGLDEDTWSSIDLNEYENIEAIGFHVFQWGNILDPKRLEEVWDKTCERINTLASKMNITPEVIDLGGGLGIPYQNQDARIDFKDINAALMRLKAKHNLKKIWMELGRFAVGECGLYLSQVIDRKNVRGQEILVLDGGINHIARPALTDQAFPCRVLNEDKKAKETKEFHVHGPLCTSLDKLGVFELPQDCDYGDWLVFTQCGAYGFTESMPFFLCHNLPAEVVSYKGDVMIPRTIKTSADWVE from the coding sequence ATGGAAAAAGTTTTAACGAAGTTAACAAAGAGATTAGATTCATCATTTTATTTCTATGATTTAGATGCCCTTGAAGAGCATCTGCGCTATATCACAGACAATAAGGATGAAAGTATAAAGCTTTACTATGCTTGTAAGGCCAATCCCCTGTCTTCGATTTTAAAACTTATCAGAAACCTTGGAATCGGCGTCGATGTTGCTTCCAAGGGAGAGCTTACCCAAGTTGTGGCCAGTGGTGTGAAGTCTTGTGACATTATCTCTACTGGCCCAAGTAAGTCTCGTGGCTATATTAGAACTCTACTCGAGCATGAAATTAACTGTGTCGTTGTTGAAAGTATCTATCAACTAAAGTGGTTAAATGAACAAGCTAAGGAGCTAGGGATTAAGGCCCGTGCCCTTTTAAGGGTACAACTTGAATGGGATACTCAAGAAAAGTCTGTTCTTGGTGGAGATGAAATTACGGCCTTTGGACTTGATGAGGACACGTGGTCATCAATCGATTTAAATGAATACGAAAATATAGAGGCCATTGGCTTTCATGTTTTTCAATGGGGAAATATTCTTGATCCCAAAAGACTTGAAGAGGTTTGGGATAAAACCTGTGAGCGCATCAATACTCTTGCTAGCAAGATGAATATCACACCAGAGGTCATTGATCTTGGTGGTGGCCTTGGTATTCCATATCAAAATCAAGACGCGCGAATAGATTTTAAAGATATTAATGCTGCCCTTATGCGCTTGAAAGCGAAGCATAATCTTAAGAAAATTTGGATGGAACTAGGACGCTTTGCCGTTGGTGAATGCGGGTTATATTTAAGCCAAGTCATTGATCGAAAAAATGTACGTGGCCAAGAGATTCTTGTACTTGACGGCGGAATCAATCATATCGCACGACCGGCCCTTACGGATCAGGCCTTTCCTTGCCGTGTTTTAAATGAAGATAAAAAGGCCAAAGAAACTAAGGAATTTCACGTTCACGGTCCTTTGTGCACATCTCTGGACAAGCTTGGGGTCTTTGAATTACCACAAGATTGTGACTACGGAGATTGGCTAGTTTTCACTCAATGTGGCGCTTATGGCTTTACTGAGAGTATGCCATTTTTTCTTTGTCACAATCTACCGGCGGAAGTTGTTTCATACAAAGGAGACGTTATGATTCCCAGAACAATTAAAACAAGTGCCGATTGGGTTGAATAA
- a CDS encoding MipA/OmpV family protein, giving the protein MRVRLPSRKKLFFKIITLGAVIISAPVFSNGRTERINELERQRDKRPPPTNQVGLGTSFSSSLYKVGDQFDIPVVPSINYNYKRFSFRGIAASFRLFPLTSLTLTPDFNKVEAEAGTYNDGLRERDRSLDLGLTFILPSKWFMTRFSYTHDISGRSEASKYYVSVSKAFPIEPWKGEKIVLIPGITYSQYSDNWSRYYFGVSSAEARADRPEYTPGASHQLSARLIVNYPIGKKYVLNSFYSYTKYSGAVEDSPLTKRGYRESIFLGLNYILGESTR; this is encoded by the coding sequence ATGCGAGTACGTTTGCCAAGTCGTAAAAAATTATTTTTCAAAATAATCACATTAGGGGCCGTTATTATTTCGGCCCCTGTTTTTTCTAATGGTAGAACCGAGAGGATCAACGAGTTAGAAAGACAAAGAGATAAGAGACCGCCGCCAACAAATCAAGTTGGTTTAGGAACAAGTTTCTCGTCTTCGCTCTATAAAGTTGGGGATCAATTCGATATCCCAGTTGTTCCCTCAATTAACTACAATTATAAGAGATTTTCATTTCGTGGGATTGCAGCAAGCTTTCGCTTGTTTCCTCTCACAAGCCTAACTCTTACTCCAGACTTTAACAAAGTCGAGGCCGAAGCTGGTACATATAATGACGGACTTCGTGAGCGAGATCGCTCCCTTGATTTAGGGCTAACCTTTATTCTGCCATCTAAGTGGTTTATGACGAGATTTAGTTATACGCACGATATTAGTGGCCGCTCTGAAGCTAGCAAATACTATGTTTCAGTCTCTAAGGCATTCCCAATTGAGCCTTGGAAGGGTGAAAAGATCGTTCTTATTCCAGGTATCACATACTCTCAGTATAGCGACAATTGGAGTCGCTACTATTTTGGTGTCTCAAGTGCTGAAGCTCGTGCAGATCGTCCTGAATACACTCCAGGGGCCTCTCATCAGCTAAGTGCTAGGCTTATTGTTAATTACCCTATTGGAAAGAAATACGTTTTAAATAGCTTCTATTCGTATACGAAGTATTCCGGAGCGGTAGAAGATAGCCCCTTAACTAAAAGAGGCTATCGCGAAAGTATTTTTCTCGGTCTAAATTATATTCTTGGAGAGTCAACTCGCTAG
- the lysC gene encoding lysine-sensitive aspartokinase 3: MSTQTNEVIVAKFGGSSMANLEAMTRSAQISVNKGANMVVVSAVYGVTNLLVEISKKAPAGDEERVNELIHEIEDKHRQILQEMQASESLKDDVTVLLSEVTMIAKGMLLLRECSDRAYDSLVSLGERLSSLVFSEVLARINEQLASNKKVELFDIRQVLVTDDNFTKAAPDIEATKARADQFLVNAKYGDIVYVSQGFIGATSDGLTTTLGRGGSDYSAALVAEAMGADTLQIWTDVAGIATTDPRIVKEAKLLNEITFSEAAELATFGAKILHPTTLTPALRAGIKVFVGSSYEPNEPGTWIKNDTESAPLIRAMALRREQSLVTLSTPKMLQAHGFLFEIFKIFNEFKVSIDSITTSEISVALTLDDSALLNKKIIDRLSELCSVKVEKDLTLVSLIGNEINHTPNLAARIFNAVEGINVRMICLGASKHNFCFLVGKNDADQTIQRLHKEFI, encoded by the coding sequence ATGTCAACTCAAACAAATGAAGTTATTGTAGCGAAATTTGGTGGCTCGTCGATGGCAAATCTCGAGGCCATGACTCGTAGTGCTCAAATTAGTGTTAATAAAGGCGCTAATATGGTCGTTGTCTCAGCTGTCTATGGTGTCACAAACCTACTTGTCGAAATTTCTAAAAAGGCACCTGCTGGTGACGAAGAACGAGTTAATGAGCTTATTCATGAAATCGAAGACAAGCACCGCCAAATCCTTCAAGAAATGCAGGCTTCTGAAAGTTTAAAAGATGATGTAACAGTACTTCTATCTGAAGTAACGATGATTGCCAAAGGAATGCTACTGCTAAGAGAGTGTTCGGATCGCGCCTATGATTCACTTGTAAGCCTTGGTGAGCGACTTTCTTCCCTTGTCTTCAGTGAAGTTCTAGCACGCATCAATGAACAGTTAGCATCAAATAAGAAAGTTGAATTATTCGATATCAGACAAGTTCTTGTAACGGATGATAATTTTACAAAGGCAGCTCCGGATATTGAAGCGACAAAAGCTCGTGCTGACCAGTTTCTTGTGAATGCAAAATATGGCGATATTGTCTATGTATCGCAAGGATTCATTGGTGCAACGAGTGATGGGCTTACGACAACTTTAGGTCGTGGTGGTTCTGATTATTCAGCGGCCCTTGTTGCTGAGGCCATGGGTGCTGACACATTACAGATCTGGACAGATGTTGCTGGTATTGCCACAACAGATCCAAGAATAGTGAAAGAAGCAAAGCTTCTTAATGAAATAACGTTTTCTGAAGCGGCCGAGTTGGCAACTTTTGGTGCAAAAATACTTCATCCAACGACCTTAACTCCGGCATTACGTGCTGGGATTAAGGTCTTTGTTGGATCAAGCTATGAGCCAAATGAGCCTGGAACGTGGATTAAGAATGATACTGAGTCAGCGCCACTAATTCGTGCGATGGCGCTAAGACGTGAACAAAGCCTTGTCACATTATCAACACCTAAAATGCTTCAAGCACACGGATTTCTATTTGAAATTTTTAAGATCTTTAATGAATTTAAAGTCAGTATTGATTCCATTACGACATCAGAGATTTCAGTCGCACTGACTTTAGATGATAGTGCTTTATTAAATAAGAAGATTATTGATCGTTTATCTGAGCTTTGTAGCGTAAAAGTGGAAAAGGACTTAACATTAGTAAGTCTAATTGGAAATGAAATCAATCACACACCAAATTTAGCAGCACGAATTTTTAATGCTGTTGAAGGAATTAATGTTCGTATGATTTGCTTGGGTGCAAGTAAGCATAATTTTTGTTTCTTAGTAGGTAAGAATGATGCTGATCAAACGATTCAAAGATTACATAAGGAATTCATTTAA
- a CDS encoding sodium:alanine symporter family protein, with translation MNISAFLAQTVDIVWGLPLVILLVGGGLYLVAVSRFKMLAGFFHAIKLIVGKFHHEHDDESKGQISHFKALTNALASTVGMGNVAGVAVAISQGGPGAIFWMWVGALIGMNTKFFECTLAVMYRKNDHHGEIQGGPMYTILEALPKYMHFLAYFFAVAGLIGSLGVFNTNQMATFIESNYSIPTYISGFITASLMVYILMGGVRRIGEATSKIVPTMCLLYVGCAIAIIFMNLSSVLDVFVLIFNEAINGRAAVGGASGLAVVHIFKTGIKRATYSNEAGVGSAPMAHGNAKTSEPVAEGLVAMIGPFIDTIIVCTMTSIVILSSLTPQELQESNGVLMTQMAFVKNFGVAGSHLLGLSIILFSLSTVIGASNYCEKCWDFLFGGIPILGARLTFALFYSSTVLMGAISAPDDMVNAMDIGFALMAIPNMVATIWLAPKVKHKLDEYFAKYIVKKA, from the coding sequence ATGAATATTTCTGCATTTCTTGCGCAAACCGTCGATATTGTCTGGGGACTACCTTTGGTAATCTTACTCGTTGGCGGAGGTCTCTATCTTGTGGCCGTTTCACGTTTCAAAATGCTAGCAGGTTTCTTTCACGCCATAAAGCTTATCGTAGGTAAATTTCACCATGAACACGATGATGAGAGTAAGGGGCAAATTTCTCATTTTAAGGCACTAACAAATGCTTTGGCCTCAACTGTTGGAATGGGAAATGTTGCTGGTGTTGCCGTTGCTATTTCGCAAGGTGGCCCAGGTGCTATTTTTTGGATGTGGGTTGGTGCTCTAATTGGGATGAATACAAAATTCTTTGAATGTACTCTTGCGGTTATGTATCGAAAGAATGACCACCATGGAGAAATTCAAGGGGGCCCAATGTATACAATCTTAGAGGCCCTACCTAAGTATATGCACTTCCTAGCTTATTTCTTTGCTGTAGCAGGCTTAATCGGTTCACTCGGTGTATTCAATACAAATCAAATGGCAACCTTCATCGAATCAAATTACAGTATACCTACATACATTTCTGGTTTTATCACTGCATCCTTGATGGTTTATATTCTCATGGGTGGAGTTAGAAGAATTGGAGAAGCAACTTCAAAAATTGTTCCAACAATGTGCCTTTTATATGTTGGTTGTGCCATTGCTATTATTTTTATGAATCTATCAAGTGTTCTTGATGTTTTTGTTCTTATTTTTAATGAGGCCATTAATGGACGAGCTGCAGTTGGTGGAGCATCTGGACTGGCCGTTGTTCACATTTTTAAGACTGGAATTAAAAGAGCGACTTACTCTAATGAGGCAGGTGTCGGCTCTGCTCCAATGGCCCACGGAAATGCTAAGACAAGTGAGCCCGTTGCGGAAGGTCTTGTTGCGATGATTGGCCCTTTTATTGATACAATCATTGTATGTACGATGACTTCAATTGTAATTCTAAGTTCTCTGACACCACAAGAGCTTCAAGAGTCCAATGGAGTTCTAATGACTCAAATGGCCTTTGTTAAAAACTTTGGAGTTGCAGGATCACATTTACTAGGACTTTCAATCATTCTCTTTTCACTTTCAACAGTAATAGGTGCATCAAACTATTGTGAGAAATGTTGGGATTTTCTTTTTGGGGGTATCCCCATTCTTGGGGCAAGATTAACTTTTGCACTTTTCTATTCATCAACGGTTCTTATGGGAGCGATCTCGGCACCTGATGATATGGTAAATGCGATGGATATTGGTTTTGCTCTAATGGCCATTCCAAATATGGTTGCGACAATTTGGTTGGCACCAAAAGTTAAGCATAAATTAGATGAGTATTTCGCAAAGTATATTGTTAAGAAAGCATAA
- a CDS encoding phytanoyl-CoA dioxygenase family protein: MELDFDKLVNDFYENGFCIVEGLFDYKEIKRIKRSFDNLYEASQTINETQMLKLAQFVFDKSALNRIVWCGGYDEHLLDIGADKRILNIVSKILESNEMVQLINQAHFKLPGQIVEFKWHQDSEHRRYGTELWEDVDGRGSYVQTVMAIDDMNSLNGPLKFIPKSHLQGHLNYKEDPSIIDELLDKLPSIDLQLKAGDVAFFGPYTFHSSSLNKTDSPRRVLINGYAQPGANKREYPGAGYGRHLTL; the protein is encoded by the coding sequence ATGGAATTAGATTTTGATAAATTAGTTAATGATTTTTATGAAAATGGTTTTTGCATTGTTGAAGGCCTTTTTGACTATAAAGAAATAAAACGCATCAAACGCTCATTTGATAACCTTTATGAGGCGTCACAAACGATCAATGAGACGCAAATGCTAAAGCTTGCTCAATTTGTTTTTGATAAGAGCGCTCTTAATCGCATTGTCTGGTGTGGTGGATATGATGAGCACTTACTTGATATTGGTGCTGATAAAAGAATTTTAAATATTGTTAGTAAGATTCTAGAATCAAATGAAATGGTTCAACTCATTAATCAGGCCCACTTCAAGTTACCAGGACAAATTGTAGAGTTTAAGTGGCATCAAGATAGTGAACACCGTCGCTACGGCACTGAACTCTGGGAAGATGTTGATGGGCGAGGAAGTTATGTACAAACTGTAATGGCCATTGATGATATGAATTCTTTAAATGGACCACTTAAGTTTATTCCTAAGTCACACTTACAAGGTCATCTTAATTACAAAGAAGATCCAAGTATTATCGACGAATTGCTAGATAAGCTTCCGTCTATCGACTTACAGCTTAAAGCTGGAGATGTTGCCTTCTTTGGCCCGTATACTTTTCACTCGTCATCTCTTAATAAAACAGATTCACCAAGAAGAGTTCTCATCAACGGATATGCACAGCCGGGAGCTAATAAGAGAGAGTATCCAGGTGCTGGATACGGCAGACATTTGACTCTTTAA